Proteins encoded together in one Terriglobus saanensis SP1PR4 window:
- a CDS encoding LacI family DNA-binding transcriptional regulator, with protein MTLTLKDVARDLSLSVVTISKVLRDHPDISDKTKKRVLARLKELNYQPNYAARALITGRTLTMGLIVPDLLHPFFANIAKSMSAEIRRQGYGMLIVSSDEEPEVEQHEIQQFLARSVDVMIIASSQIGTDSFRQIEERKVPYILLDRRFEGLSSNFVGVDDRVVGQLATSHLIEQGCKRIAHIRGPEVSTAVGRLEGYREALAAHKMAPLPGHIVPIGASGDHNGEAGGYEAAQHLLLARKKPDAIFCFNDPVALGAMRAILDAGLRIPEDVAVVGCGNLAYSDFLRVPLTSVDQGSAQIGKIAAAMALKLAQNRVQSGSKIKLIQPSIVVRASSSRAQTKGRRVKNRTAPKP; from the coding sequence ATGACATTGACGCTGAAGGATGTTGCGCGCGATTTGAGCCTCTCGGTGGTCACCATCTCGAAGGTGCTCCGAGATCATCCCGATATCAGCGACAAAACGAAGAAACGCGTCCTGGCCCGGCTGAAAGAACTCAACTACCAACCCAACTATGCCGCACGGGCTCTGATCACAGGCCGCACCCTAACGATGGGCCTGATCGTTCCCGACTTGCTGCATCCATTCTTCGCGAACATTGCAAAATCTATGTCTGCCGAAATTCGGAGGCAGGGTTACGGGATGCTGATCGTCAGCTCCGACGAGGAGCCGGAGGTGGAGCAGCACGAAATCCAGCAGTTCCTAGCTCGCAGCGTCGACGTGATGATTATCGCGTCCTCCCAGATCGGCACAGATAGTTTCCGGCAAATAGAAGAGCGAAAGGTCCCCTACATTCTTCTGGACCGCCGCTTCGAGGGATTGTCGTCCAATTTCGTCGGCGTCGATGACCGAGTCGTTGGCCAGCTGGCGACCTCGCATTTGATTGAGCAAGGGTGCAAACGGATTGCACACATCCGTGGACCAGAAGTCAGTACGGCCGTTGGGAGATTGGAGGGCTACAGAGAGGCTTTGGCTGCACACAAGATGGCTCCCCTTCCAGGACATATCGTTCCGATCGGCGCTTCGGGAGATCACAACGGTGAGGCCGGTGGTTACGAGGCTGCCCAACATCTTCTTCTAGCCCGCAAAAAGCCAGACGCCATATTCTGCTTCAATGATCCGGTGGCGCTTGGTGCGATGCGCGCAATTCTGGATGCTGGCTTACGCATCCCAGAGGATGTGGCCGTCGTGGGTTGCGGGAACCTAGCGTATTCGGACTTCCTGCGCGTCCCTCTAACCTCTGTCGATCAAGGCAGCGCACAGATCGGCAAAATCGCCGCAGCAATGGCTTTGAAATTAGCTCAGAACCGCGTTCAATCCGGTTCGAAAATAAAGCTCATCCAGCCCTCCATCGTAGTTCGCGCTTCAAGCTCTCGCGCCCAGACGAAGGGGAGACGCGTCAAGAACCGCACCGCTCCTAAGCCATAG
- a CDS encoding TonB-dependent receptor, which yields MLNHVRTLLRIAIVAVCVCMNISGNAFAQTITGSVSGTVTDPSGAVVKGATVIVTNVDTGVSVTDTTNGSGIFNLRFLQIGRYKVVTNANGFQSQSYGPFPLEINQVAKVDVKLMVGTSTTTVEITDTLMPLLDTEDSTIATTLTANAIENIPLSGRNWSSLSLFVPGATSSNPSTFGGSGNGNSIERNQNGGGVSQANVNGNRAEGNNYRLDGIEINETVNNLVGYNPNPDALGEVKVISANAPAEYGNVNGGDIVAVTKSGTNRFHGSASAYLQNYLLDANTWSNKNHPLVSDQVARNPYTQSQYSATFGGPIIKDKLFFFADYFGTRYHRGGNSTASVLTSLMRTGDFSELLNPAIMCSSTGGNCAASGAGKLIQLYDPNNNYQPYVGNKGVPINNSVAKYLVAHPEYYPLPNLSPGTNSPVSNNYSGPSKSEIHNNQFDVKVDYTPNTRDRISARYLQGTAGDSSTNPLTISFPGTNVYPDKGIAINYVHTFSPALINEFRGGFTRVRFQQGEPVDGTGAFGLKGNSIVGISGTQAFPGFSALNVANLSTVGNSAGGTELIDSTFLYGDDVTWKRGKHLLKVGVELLRYQQNNYYPGNDGANGQFNYGNNGTATTLFTSNPNAAASATTNANGYAPADFLLDRAAFVGIGGVAGRTGQRQWRSGYFFQDDWKFRSNLTFNLGLRYKYFQPIYEVNNKEVNVNLSTGLLEYAGSVPSTNTVAGSTVCATRACYSTTYNNFMPRVGFSYQPTPKVVVRGGFGITKALEGTGANLRLTYILRSSRRSKSMVSLHPLPIPARPSGRRMASPQLPLTMAAAFTALTILT from the coding sequence ATGTTGAACCACGTTCGGACCCTTCTCCGCATAGCGATTGTCGCAGTTTGTGTCTGTATGAACATCAGCGGCAATGCCTTTGCGCAAACCATCACCGGATCAGTGAGCGGAACTGTCACCGATCCTAGCGGGGCCGTCGTCAAGGGGGCGACCGTGATCGTCACAAATGTTGATACCGGCGTCTCCGTGACTGACACGACAAACGGCTCCGGTATCTTCAATCTCCGCTTCCTGCAAATTGGTCGGTACAAAGTCGTCACGAATGCGAACGGTTTTCAGTCGCAGAGTTACGGCCCCTTTCCACTCGAAATCAATCAGGTTGCGAAGGTGGACGTGAAGCTTATGGTGGGCACCTCGACGACCACGGTCGAGATTACCGACACGCTTATGCCGCTCCTGGACACCGAAGACAGCACCATTGCTACCACCCTGACTGCTAATGCGATCGAAAACATTCCTCTGAGCGGCCGCAACTGGTCCAGCCTCTCTCTTTTTGTACCGGGTGCGACTTCATCAAACCCCAGCACCTTCGGCGGTTCGGGTAACGGGAATTCAATTGAGCGCAACCAGAACGGCGGCGGAGTCTCTCAGGCCAACGTCAACGGTAACCGGGCTGAAGGGAACAACTATCGTCTGGACGGTATCGAGATTAACGAGACCGTCAACAACTTGGTTGGCTATAACCCCAACCCCGACGCTCTTGGTGAGGTCAAGGTGATCTCCGCAAATGCACCTGCAGAGTACGGTAACGTAAATGGCGGTGACATCGTCGCGGTGACCAAGAGCGGAACCAACCGCTTTCATGGGAGCGCCTCCGCGTACCTGCAGAACTATCTGCTGGACGCTAATACCTGGAGCAACAAGAATCACCCACTTGTGAGCGATCAAGTTGCGCGTAATCCTTACACGCAGTCACAGTACAGTGCTACCTTTGGTGGCCCAATCATCAAGGACAAGCTCTTCTTCTTTGCAGATTATTTTGGTACGCGTTACCACCGTGGCGGGAACTCGACAGCCAGTGTACTCACGTCGTTGATGCGGACGGGTGACTTTTCTGAGCTGCTCAATCCGGCCATTATGTGCTCCAGTACAGGAGGAAACTGCGCTGCTTCCGGCGCGGGAAAGCTGATTCAACTATATGACCCGAACAACAACTATCAGCCATACGTGGGAAACAAGGGCGTTCCGATCAACAATTCGGTGGCAAAATATCTTGTTGCGCATCCTGAATATTATCCGCTGCCGAATCTGTCCCCCGGCACGAACTCGCCCGTATCGAATAACTACAGCGGCCCCAGCAAAAGCGAGATCCATAACAACCAGTTCGACGTAAAGGTTGACTACACCCCCAATACAAGAGATCGCATCTCTGCTCGCTACCTTCAGGGCACGGCTGGCGATTCCTCCACCAATCCATTAACAATCAGCTTTCCTGGCACAAACGTGTATCCCGACAAGGGCATCGCGATCAACTATGTTCACACCTTCTCGCCGGCTCTCATCAATGAGTTCCGCGGAGGTTTCACGCGCGTTCGGTTTCAGCAAGGGGAGCCGGTGGATGGAACTGGCGCTTTTGGTCTGAAGGGCAATTCCATCGTAGGTATTTCCGGAACCCAGGCCTTCCCAGGCTTCAGTGCATTGAATGTGGCAAATCTGTCGACTGTCGGAAACTCGGCGGGCGGCACCGAATTGATCGATAGTACGTTTCTCTATGGAGACGATGTGACCTGGAAGCGCGGCAAGCACCTGCTGAAGGTCGGTGTTGAGCTTCTCCGATACCAGCAGAACAACTACTACCCCGGCAACGATGGTGCCAATGGCCAATTCAACTATGGCAATAACGGTACCGCTACGACCCTCTTCACTTCGAATCCCAACGCGGCGGCAAGTGCAACGACCAACGCCAACGGTTACGCGCCGGCAGACTTCCTTCTCGACCGCGCGGCTTTCGTCGGCATCGGTGGTGTGGCCGGCCGTACTGGTCAGCGTCAGTGGCGGTCCGGATACTTTTTTCAGGATGACTGGAAGTTCCGTTCAAACCTGACCTTCAACCTGGGACTTCGCTACAAGTACTTTCAGCCCATCTACGAAGTCAACAACAAGGAAGTTAACGTTAATCTGAGCACGGGCCTCCTCGAATATGCGGGCAGCGTTCCTTCAACGAATACAGTGGCGGGTTCGACAGTTTGTGCAACTCGCGCGTGTTACAGTACAACGTACAACAACTTCATGCCGCGCGTGGGATTCTCTTACCAGCCGACGCCCAAGGTCGTGGTTCGTGGCGGCTTTGGTATTACCAAGGCGTTGGAAGGCACGGGCGCCAATCTTCGTCTTACCTACATCCTCCGTTCCAGTCGTCGGTCGAAAAGTATGGTGTCGCTCCATCCACTACCAATCCCGGCACGTCCTTCAGGACGGAGGATGGCTTCACCTCAACTTCCACTAACTATGGCAGCGGCTTTTACCGCGCTGACGATCCTAACCTGA
- a CDS encoding IclR family transcriptional regulator: MSPGLLQKTAQNSESVVYATPALDKGLDILELLAHERIGLTQSEIARALQRTVSEIFRMLNTLERRGYIVETAQDRYVLSLRLFQLVQEHPPTERLLSEALPRMHRLSEKLIQSCHLGVLESGRVVILAQANAPASVGLYVKVGSAVDLMEAATGQVILAHLPIESRQKILNDWQKETGREVPSDLFDHLNTIERRGYEKRMSYQIEGITNISCPVMREGNRVVAALTVPFIKRLGGGVSLRDAATFLQDATREISAAIGARTL, encoded by the coding sequence ATGTCACCTGGATTGTTACAAAAAACTGCTCAAAATTCTGAGAGTGTTGTGTATGCGACGCCAGCACTCGACAAAGGACTAGACATCCTTGAATTGCTGGCACATGAACGGATTGGTCTCACCCAAAGTGAGATAGCCCGGGCATTGCAGCGGACAGTTTCTGAGATCTTTCGTATGCTCAATACCCTCGAAAGGCGTGGGTATATCGTCGAAACGGCCCAGGATCGATACGTTCTTTCACTGCGTCTGTTTCAACTTGTTCAGGAACATCCGCCGACCGAGCGCCTTCTTTCTGAGGCGCTTCCACGGATGCACCGGCTCTCGGAAAAGTTGATCCAATCCTGTCACCTCGGTGTACTAGAGTCTGGGCGTGTGGTGATTCTCGCCCAGGCGAATGCTCCGGCTTCGGTAGGGTTGTATGTCAAAGTCGGCTCCGCAGTGGATTTGATGGAGGCAGCTACGGGACAAGTGATTCTTGCTCACCTACCCATTGAATCGAGGCAAAAGATCCTGAACGATTGGCAGAAAGAGACCGGCCGCGAGGTTCCATCCGATCTGTTCGATCATCTTAATACGATTGAACGGCGTGGATACGAAAAGCGAATGAGTTATCAGATCGAAGGCATTACTAACATTTCCTGCCCGGTGATGAGGGAGGGGAACCGCGTCGTGGCTGCTTTGACTGTTCCATTCATCAAGCGCCTCGGCGGAGGCGTCTCTCTTCGAGACGCGGCGACGTTTCTGCAAGATGCAACCCGGGAAATCTCTGCAGCGATTGGCGCCCGCACGCTCTGA
- a CDS encoding sensor histidine kinase: MADFNSMADRVTELIDAQKMLIRDVSHELRSPLARLCMAVELAREGSSADQSVFDHMEQETEKVNALIGEMLTLSLLESTRQTPRLDSFNMQALIEELLENANFEASARGCRIEFESNLTTSLMTGQPEMLSRAIENILRNAIRYTLPGGVIEVELSNLDQHDSAAAQIPSGGLKVSVRDTGPGIPLDHLSHIFRPFYRVDMARSESSGGFGVGLAIAERAVHLHGGKIMASNRATGGLNVQILLPPSLENADDDSPTPAHHFFGQGD; the protein is encoded by the coding sequence ATGGCGGATTTCAACAGCATGGCGGACCGAGTGACGGAACTGATCGATGCGCAAAAGATGCTTATTCGAGATGTCTCCCACGAACTTCGTTCTCCACTTGCGCGTTTATGTATGGCAGTCGAACTTGCCCGCGAGGGCAGCAGTGCGGATCAATCAGTTTTCGATCATATGGAGCAGGAGACCGAGAAAGTAAACGCGCTCATCGGCGAGATGCTCACGCTCTCGCTTCTGGAAAGTACCAGGCAGACGCCTCGCCTAGACAGCTTCAACATGCAGGCTCTGATAGAAGAGCTGCTGGAGAATGCGAACTTCGAGGCCAGCGCACGGGGTTGCAGGATCGAGTTCGAATCCAATTTGACGACCAGCCTGATGACTGGGCAGCCGGAGATGCTTAGCCGGGCCATCGAAAACATTCTACGGAATGCGATTCGTTATACGCTGCCAGGCGGCGTTATCGAAGTTGAATTGAGCAATCTTGATCAACACGATTCAGCCGCCGCTCAAATACCCTCTGGCGGTCTTAAAGTCTCAGTGAGAGATACAGGACCGGGAATTCCTCTGGATCATCTCTCTCACATCTTTCGGCCCTTTTACCGTGTAGACATGGCAAGATCGGAGAGCTCGGGCGGGTTCGGCGTTGGTCTGGCGATCGCCGAACGCGCTGTTCATCTCCATGGTGGGAAGATCATGGCGAGCAACCGTGCCACTGGAGGGCTTAACGTCCAGATTCTCCTCCCGCCCTCACTGGAGAACGCGGACGATGACAGTCCAACTCCGGCTCATCATTTCTTTGGCCAAGGTGACTAA
- a CDS encoding response regulator transcription factor, translating into MTEAQTVEKDSVLVIDDDVKLCAMLRDYLTRHGWNVTSAHTGASGMEAARKVRAELVVLDVMLPDFDGFEVLRRLQREMNPHVLLLTARGEEIDRIVGLEMGADDYLPKPFNPRELLARMRAVVRRAHVVPRVDLPAGEATPGFSIDASNRQVTFHDRLIDLTDVEYLLLRIFLAHPGEVLNREMLCMEALQRPHRAYDRSLDMHVSRLRKKLEAFPLFSGGLIAIRSSGYLFSPSMPAARIGEA; encoded by the coding sequence ATGACAGAGGCACAGACTGTGGAGAAGGACAGCGTCCTAGTCATTGACGATGACGTGAAACTCTGCGCGATGCTGCGGGATTACCTGACTCGTCACGGTTGGAACGTGACATCCGCGCACACGGGAGCCTCGGGAATGGAGGCTGCGCGCAAGGTCCGTGCGGAACTCGTGGTACTCGATGTGATGCTGCCTGACTTCGATGGCTTCGAAGTCCTGCGTCGTCTGCAGCGTGAGATGAATCCCCATGTGCTATTACTGACCGCAAGAGGCGAAGAGATTGACCGCATCGTTGGCCTCGAAATGGGAGCAGACGACTACCTTCCGAAGCCATTCAACCCTCGGGAATTGCTCGCTCGCATGCGTGCCGTGGTTCGCCGAGCGCATGTTGTGCCACGTGTCGATTTGCCCGCCGGAGAAGCGACTCCCGGTTTCTCCATTGATGCTTCAAACCGTCAGGTCACGTTTCATGACCGCCTGATCGATCTAACCGATGTGGAGTATCTCCTCCTACGCATCTTTCTTGCCCACCCTGGGGAGGTACTCAACCGCGAAATGCTTTGCATGGAAGCCCTGCAACGACCGCACCGCGCTTATGACAGGAGTCTCGATATGCATGTCTCACGTCTGCGCAAGAAGCTTGAAGCGTTCCCACTGTTCAGTGGCGGACTCATTGCGATACGGAGCAGCGGTTATCTATTCTCCCCATCCATGCCTGCGGCTCGCATTGGAGAGGCCTAG
- a CDS encoding efflux RND transporter periplasmic adaptor subunit: MFSSDRPMHQPTSATPNEPAPHSKPKKNRWLAWVLVLFVCGILMIPLLLPTMPPSGMPPGMGPGGPPTQGAGANRKGMKAFGPPSAVFAATDNSTPVTAAKVQSGNMDIFLDALGTVTPLATVNVYSQVSGRVLAVNYREGQMVHKGQVLVEIDPRPTEAQLQQAQGSLARDRALLDQARVNLRRYQEALKERAIAEQTVFDQSATVRQYEGTVANDEGQVKYYEVQLSYSHIIAPISGRIGLRLVDTGNTIFSGSSTTIATITQLNPITVVFSVAEDHLPKIQQKTRPSQAALTVAIYDRSQSNRLTTGKLLTLDNQVDTSTGTVRLRAQFDNASASLYPNQFVNARLQVDTLQNAKLVPTGAVQYNGQQAFVYLVKQDSSVALRNITVLNTEGGQSAIEGLTTGDTVVTSNFDRLTDGAKVTVGSGQPSMMGPA, from the coding sequence ATGTTCTCTTCCGACAGGCCGATGCACCAGCCTACATCCGCCACTCCTAATGAACCCGCTCCCCACTCGAAACCCAAAAAAAACCGGTGGCTCGCCTGGGTACTCGTTCTGTTCGTCTGCGGCATTCTGATGATCCCTCTGCTTCTTCCGACGATGCCGCCGAGTGGAATGCCTCCCGGCATGGGACCTGGAGGACCTCCAACACAAGGCGCCGGAGCAAACCGGAAAGGCATGAAGGCTTTTGGACCTCCATCGGCGGTTTTTGCAGCGACCGACAACAGCACCCCAGTTACGGCCGCCAAGGTTCAATCCGGGAATATGGATATCTTCCTGGATGCACTCGGCACCGTAACCCCACTGGCGACGGTGAATGTCTATAGCCAGGTTAGCGGACGAGTCCTTGCGGTCAATTACCGCGAGGGGCAGATGGTTCACAAGGGGCAGGTGCTGGTCGAGATCGATCCACGGCCGACCGAAGCGCAGTTGCAGCAGGCGCAAGGCAGTCTTGCCCGGGATCGAGCGCTTTTGGATCAGGCTCGCGTCAACCTGCGACGTTACCAAGAGGCACTGAAAGAGCGTGCGATCGCCGAGCAGACTGTCTTCGATCAGTCCGCAACGGTAAGGCAGTATGAAGGCACGGTGGCCAATGATGAAGGCCAGGTGAAGTATTACGAAGTTCAGCTTAGCTATTCTCATATCATAGCGCCGATCAGCGGAAGGATCGGACTGCGTCTTGTCGACACCGGAAACACGATCTTTTCCGGAAGCTCAACCACCATTGCGACGATCACGCAGCTCAACCCGATCACGGTTGTCTTCTCTGTGGCAGAAGACCATCTTCCAAAGATTCAACAAAAGACAAGACCCAGTCAGGCGGCTTTGACGGTTGCTATTTACGATCGCTCCCAGAGCAACCGCCTCACCACCGGTAAGCTGCTTACTCTTGATAATCAAGTCGATACGAGTACCGGGACGGTCCGCCTGCGTGCTCAGTTCGACAATGCCTCGGCATCGCTCTATCCCAACCAATTTGTGAACGCTCGGCTGCAGGTGGATACCCTCCAGAATGCCAAGCTGGTTCCAACCGGGGCCGTGCAGTACAACGGCCAGCAAGCCTTTGTCTACCTCGTGAAACAGGATTCATCGGTAGCGTTGCGCAACATCACCGTCCTCAACACCGAAGGAGGCCAGAGCGCGATTGAAGGCCTTACTACCGGCGACACTGTTGTGACCAGCAACTTCGATCGTCTCACCGATGGCGCAAAAGTGACGGTTGGCTCGGGCCAACCTTCCATGATGGGGCCTGCTTAA
- a CDS encoding efflux RND transporter permease subunit, with translation MNISRPFITRPVATILLMVAILLVGVVAYRQLPISALPEVNYPTIQVQTLYPGASPEVMSSTVTGPLEKQFGQMQGLSQMTSTSSGGASVIVLQFDLSEDIDVAEQEVQAAINASNSYLPTDLPIPPTYSKTNPADAPVLTLALTSKVLPLSEVQDLADTRLAPKISQLAGVGLVTIQGGQKPAVRIQANPTALASYGLTLEDVRTAITGTSVNTAKGTLNGAQQAYTIDANDQLTSADQYKQVVVAYRNGSAVMLPEVAKITNGVENSRLAAWKDTTPAIILSIQRQSDANTIKVVDSIKALLPQLQASLPASIEVHTLTDRTITVRASVEDVEFELLLTIGLVIAVIYVFLRSWRATVIPAVAVPLSLIGTFAAMYALGYSLNNLTLMALTISTGFVVDDAIVMIENISRYLEEGLDPLEAALKGAEEIGFTILSLTVSLIAVLIPLLFMGDITGRLFREFAVTLAVTIIISAVVSLTLTPMMASRLLKHTPPEEETRFYKWSEHQFERIIGFYGRTLKWVLGQQSVVLVIAFSMIICAGLLYYFIPKGFFPTQDTGIIQAITQAPEATSFDAMSDREQAVARSVLEDPAVESVSSFIGVEASNTTPNTGRMQINLKALSTRGVSATEVIQRLRPKLNRLTGIKTYLQPVQDLTVEDRVSRTQYQYTIEDSDSTELKAWSSKLVAKLRTLPQLEDVTTDELPNGNAVRIDVDRITASRLGINPQSLDNTLYDAFGQRQISTLYTQTNQYHVILEADSKFQTGVERLNDVYMQGTSTASNSSSNGGAGGSGQSGTSSSSSTNSQLAAGSSSSVSATTSSSSTLATTSASSQLSSSAQSGAVLGSTTSSTVLQTSATNGSTSALNNASSTNGGSSATAQNSTSSGGGSASSSNSSVARYPVPLAAFTTITKSLTPLTINRQSQFPVITISFNLAPGIHLSQAVNAVNDVAAALKMPTNVQTRFQGTAASYETSLNNEGILVLAALLTVYIVLGVLYESFIHPLTILSTLPSAGVGALLALILCRMDLGIVGIIGIVLLIGIVKKNGIMMVDFALKAERVEGKDPEEAIYNASLLRFRPIMMTTLAALFGGLPLALGRGIGAELRRPLGVAMVGGLLLSQVLTLYTTPVIYLWFDRMSQRLQRKKNVQPTVQRDLPLGEEV, from the coding sequence ATGAACATCTCACGGCCTTTCATCACGCGGCCGGTTGCGACAATCCTGCTCATGGTGGCCATCCTTCTAGTTGGCGTCGTGGCATACAGGCAACTACCCATCTCAGCCCTGCCGGAGGTCAATTACCCGACCATTCAGGTGCAGACGCTCTATCCCGGGGCCAGTCCCGAGGTGATGAGCTCCACCGTGACCGGGCCCTTGGAAAAACAGTTCGGCCAGATGCAAGGTCTGTCGCAGATGACCTCCACCTCATCGGGAGGTGCGTCTGTGATTGTGCTTCAGTTTGACTTGAGCGAGGACATCGACGTCGCCGAACAGGAGGTTCAGGCTGCAATCAACGCGTCGAACTCGTATCTTCCGACGGATCTTCCAATCCCTCCAACCTACAGTAAGACGAATCCCGCAGACGCTCCTGTATTGACGCTTGCACTCACATCCAAGGTGTTGCCTTTGAGCGAGGTGCAGGACCTAGCGGACACACGTCTGGCACCGAAGATTTCGCAGCTCGCGGGAGTGGGCCTTGTCACCATCCAGGGAGGTCAGAAGCCTGCGGTCCGTATTCAAGCGAATCCGACCGCACTCGCGTCCTACGGGCTGACTCTCGAAGATGTGCGGACAGCAATCACCGGTACGAGCGTCAACACGGCCAAAGGCACTCTCAATGGGGCTCAGCAGGCGTACACGATCGATGCCAATGATCAGCTGACTTCCGCCGATCAATACAAGCAAGTCGTTGTGGCCTACCGGAATGGATCGGCTGTCATGCTGCCAGAGGTCGCAAAGATCACCAATGGCGTCGAGAACAGTCGATTGGCTGCCTGGAAGGACACCACGCCGGCGATCATTCTCAGCATCCAGCGGCAATCCGATGCCAACACAATTAAGGTCGTGGACTCGATCAAAGCGCTGTTGCCGCAGCTGCAGGCTAGCCTGCCTGCGTCTATTGAAGTGCATACACTGACGGACCGAACCATCACGGTGCGCGCTTCCGTCGAAGATGTCGAATTCGAACTTCTGCTCACAATTGGACTCGTCATCGCCGTCATCTACGTCTTTCTGCGATCCTGGCGAGCAACAGTTATCCCAGCTGTCGCTGTTCCGCTTTCCCTGATCGGTACGTTCGCGGCGATGTATGCGCTTGGTTACAGTCTGAACAATTTGACGTTGATGGCATTGACCATCTCGACTGGCTTCGTTGTCGATGATGCCATCGTCATGATTGAGAACATCAGCCGCTATCTCGAAGAAGGTTTGGATCCTCTGGAGGCAGCCCTCAAAGGTGCTGAGGAGATCGGGTTTACCATCCTCTCGCTTACAGTTTCTCTGATCGCCGTGCTCATTCCTCTGCTCTTCATGGGGGATATCACTGGCCGCCTCTTTCGGGAGTTCGCGGTTACGCTAGCCGTAACCATCATCATCTCCGCCGTTGTGTCATTGACCTTGACACCGATGATGGCGTCCCGGTTGCTGAAGCACACCCCTCCGGAAGAGGAGACGCGCTTCTACAAGTGGTCGGAGCACCAGTTCGAGCGGATCATCGGTTTCTATGGGCGAACCTTGAAGTGGGTGCTCGGCCAGCAGTCGGTGGTTCTAGTGATCGCGTTCAGCATGATCATTTGCGCGGGACTTCTCTACTACTTCATTCCCAAGGGCTTCTTCCCTACGCAGGATACCGGGATTATCCAAGCCATCACACAGGCTCCGGAGGCGACCAGCTTCGATGCCATGAGCGATCGTGAACAAGCTGTGGCACGGTCGGTCCTGGAAGATCCCGCTGTGGAGTCTGTCTCTTCGTTCATTGGAGTGGAGGCCAGCAACACCACGCCAAACACGGGACGGATGCAGATCAATCTAAAAGCACTGTCCACCCGTGGCGTGTCAGCGACGGAAGTGATCCAACGCCTCCGACCGAAGCTGAACCGCCTTACTGGAATTAAGACCTACCTGCAGCCGGTACAGGATCTCACTGTTGAGGATCGTGTAAGCCGCACGCAATATCAGTACACGATCGAAGACTCCGACAGCACAGAGCTAAAGGCGTGGTCTTCGAAGCTCGTAGCCAAGCTTCGTACCCTGCCCCAATTGGAGGACGTGACCACAGACGAGCTCCCCAACGGCAACGCCGTCAGGATCGATGTGGACCGCATTACGGCGTCTCGTCTCGGCATCAACCCACAGAGTCTCGACAACACGCTCTACGATGCCTTCGGCCAGCGGCAGATTTCGACGCTTTACACCCAGACGAATCAGTACCATGTGATCCTCGAGGCCGATTCGAAGTTCCAAACCGGAGTGGAGCGACTCAACGACGTTTACATGCAGGGCACGAGTACTGCAAGCAATTCCAGCAGCAATGGCGGAGCGGGAGGTTCCGGCCAGAGCGGGACCTCGTCTTCCTCCTCGACGAACTCTCAACTGGCGGCTGGCAGCAGCAGCAGCGTGAGCGCGACCACATCCAGTAGCTCCACGCTCGCAACGACGTCAGCCAGCAGTCAACTGAGCAGCTCTGCTCAGAGCGGGGCAGTTTTGGGGTCCACCACAAGCAGCACTGTGCTCCAGACATCCGCGACCAATGGCAGCACCTCCGCGCTGAACAACGCTTCTTCAACCAACGGCGGCTCGTCGGCCACCGCGCAGAACAGCACCAGCTCAGGGGGCGGCAGTGCAAGCTCGAGCAACTCTTCGGTTGCGCGTTATCCAGTCCCGCTTGCGGCATTCACCACGATCACGAAGTCTCTTACGCCGCTGACCATCAATCGTCAGTCTCAGTTCCCCGTCATTACGATCTCGTTCAATCTTGCCCCTGGCATTCACTTGAGCCAAGCCGTGAATGCAGTGAATGATGTGGCTGCCGCCCTGAAGATGCCGACCAACGTACAGACGAGATTCCAGGGGACGGCAGCCAGCTACGAAACTTCACTGAACAACGAAGGCATTCTCGTGCTCGCGGCGCTCCTCACGGTCTACATCGTCCTCGGTGTGCTGTACGAGAGCTTTATCCATCCGCTCACCATTCTCTCGACTCTTCCATCGGCAGGCGTCGGCGCGCTGCTCGCGCTCATACTCTGCCGGATGGACCTGGGCATCGTGGGCATCATCGGGATTGTGCTTCTGATTGGAATTGTGAAGAAAAACGGCATCATGATGGTGGACTTCGCTCTCAAGGCGGAACGTGTCGAGGGCAAAGACCCAGAAGAGGCAATCTACAACGCGAGTCTCCTGCGCTTCCGACCGATCATGATGACCACTCTGGCTGCTCTCTTCGGCGGTCTTCCGCTGGCGCTTGGGCGCGGGATTGGTGCGGAGCTGCGCCGGCCACTCGGTGTTGCGATGGTGGGCGGCTTGCTGTTGAGCCAGGTACTCACGTTGTACACAACGCCGGTGATCTATCTCTGGTTCGATCGCATGAGCCAGAGGTTGCAGCGGAAAAAGAATGTCCAACCGACAGTGCAGCGGGATCTGCCGCTCGGGGAAGAGGTATGA